The genomic DNA GAATTGCAAATGGCGATTATCTGATGGTTGATCCTGAAGGAGGAGTCGGTTGGTTGCGGATTCGCGGTCAGCAAAAACCTGATGATCGAGCAATCACACTCTCCACACAGATCGGTGAGGCAACCGTTCGGTACATGCGGGTTTCCCCCGTCGATGCAAGTCAGCCTATCGAGAAGATGGTTCCGGTTCCTCTTCAATATGCAGCCGAAGAATCGAAAGTTATTCGATAACTTTGAGCGATCATCCAGACTGCTTCAAAAAGCTCCAAGGAGCAACCAGAGAGCAGTCAACACCAGCCCAGCGAGAATGCCAGCGATCGTGTCATCTGACATCACTCCCCATGGGCCGGGGAGTTTTTCGAAGCGGTTGACTGGCCAGAGTTTTGAGATATCAAAGATTCGAAACAAAACGAATCCGGCAACAGCAGTTCCCCAAGTGACTGGCACAAACAGAAACACGAACGGGAACGCTGCGATCTCATCAAAGACGACATGCTTGGGGTCACCTGTTTGATAGTACCGAATTCCGGCAGCACAAATCGGAATGCCTATCACATACAGAACGATCCCATAAAGCAACATCATCGCGGGATGCCCATTGATGTACTGTAACCCCAGTGCGAGCAGCGGCCCCCAAAGACTCCCAACCGTCCCCGGCGCCTTGCGAGCGGCTCCCAGGCCGAGACCAATTGACAGTAAGAATAACACTCGTTCGAAGATCGTCGAAGGTGGAGTGGCAATCGGTTTCCCTTTGATTTCACTCACGACATTTCCACCAAGACTGAGTCTCCTTCGACTTTGACCGGAAACGATTCCAGTCGAATCTGATCATTCAGACACATTGCTCCGGTTGAAACGTCATATTGCCAGCCATGCCAGGGGCAGGTGACGATGCACCCAGAAAGCTCGCCATCCCCAACGGGACCGCCAGCATGGGCACAAATTCCATCAATCGCGTGAAACTGCCCATCGACATTGAACAACGCCACGATGCGATCGCCGACCGTCAATTCCTTACCACTGCCGACTGCAACATCTGCAACCTTTGCGATTTCGATCCAGTTTGACATATTGAACAGTTAGTATTCTCGGGCTGATCCAAAGACCTGAAATTGAACTCTCAAACGTTGAGAAAAGCGACTATAGCATTTTTCGAATTGGTGTTCGGCTTCAGCCTCGTGGAGAAGTTCGATTTCCCACATAAAAATCACGCTACGAATTCCACTCTTCACGGGGACAAAAGCACGAAAGCCAACAAGTCAACTTCGTGATGATATTCAGGCGTCATGATCGAGCAAGCATCACACATGTTGACCGATCAGAATAGGAAGATAGTTAATTTTCGGTTGATGTGTCATCAGCTTCATCAGCCATCCATGATCATTTGAAATCTTCGCCACCTCCGATTCCCAAGGCTCCTTTCTCGCCAGGGTCGTTTCGACACAAAGACACATCGTATCAATATCACCTAAGCGAAACTCTCCTCTCCAATTTCTTGGAATCACCACACTTCCTGGACTTTTTCGAAATCGATGCCGAGTCCGAACAATTCCGATCTCAGCGTTTTGAACAGCTGCGAATAAACTTATCAAAGCGTGTGGCTCGAAGATATTATCATCATCCCAGAAACAGACATAGCGACCGCAAGCCTGCACGATCCCAAGATCCTTAGCGGCTGCCCCCCACTGACCAGTTGGTGAGTTCAGCTCAAAATATCTTGCCCCTGACCGCTCAGCTAGACATCTTGCGTGACTATCGGGACCATCCGAAATGACGAGATGCTCACATTCAAGTCCACCCCGCGACTGCTGAGCAAACTGATGCAGGCAATGCGAAAGAAACTCCGGGCGCTGACAAGTGGCGGTAATGACAGAGAGGTCCATTGTGTTCACAATTTGAAATCAGGATTATTAGGGAACTGATATTTTCTGTGAGGTTGCGCTTTGTCGCTTGGTTATGTTCGAGTACAAACTAGTAATTCATCCCACCTGACAACACAGGGGGCGCAATAACCAAGTGAATCACTGCGTCTCCAGAATTTATGTCAGGACTCTGAACCGTTCGGGCAGAAGCGAGTTCACCGTTCAACTTTTCATTCAAAATTCACTTTTCAACGTTCAGTGACCCTATGAAGGCTCTTGTAAAACGTAAATCTGAAGTCGGCCTCTGGCTGGAAGACGCCCCGATGCCGACCGTCGACTCGAATGAAGTTCTTGTTCGAATCGAGAAGACCGGTATTTGCGGGACTGATTTACACATCTACAACTGGGACGAGTGGGCCCAGAAGACAATCCCTGTCCCGATGGTTGTCGGACATGAATTTGTTGGTGAGATCGTTGAAGTCGGAGCGAATGTTCGCGACTTCTACCCGGGAGAGATCGTCAGTGGCGAAGGGCATGTTGTTTGTGGGCATTGCCGAAACTGCCTTGCCGGAAGAAGACACCTCTGTGCAGAAACTTCGGGGATCGGTGTGAATCGCCCCGGAGCGTTCGCTGAGTATATCTCGATTCCACAAACCAACGTCTGGCATCACGCTGAAGGAATCGATCGCGAGATTGCTTCGATCTTCGACCCATTTGGAAATGCGGTCCACACCGCTCTTTCATTTGATATTCTGGGAGAAGATGTTCTGATCACCGGTGCAGGTCCTATTGGGTGTATGGCAGCTGCTGTGGTGAAGTATGCTGGCGCGAGGTTCGTCGTCGTGACTGATGTGAACCCGTGGCGACTGGAACTTGCCAAAAAAATGGGCGCCACGCGGGTGATCGATGTGAGAAACGAATCGATTGAGAACGTACAAAAAGAATTGGGAATGAAAGAAGGCTTCGACGTCGGTCTCGAAATGTCGGGCAATGAATCGGCGTTTCAAGGAATGCTCAAAAACATGTGTCACGGCGGGAAAATTGCAATGCTCGGAATTCCCCCGAAGCCGATCGCGATCGACTGGAATCTCGTGATCTTCAACATGCTGACCATCAAAGGGATCTACGGACGTGAAATGTACGAGACGTGGTACAAAATGACGGTCATGCTCCAGGGAGGCCTCGACATCTCTCCAGTCGTAACGCATCGTTTCCCGGTCGATGATTTCGAAAAAGGGTTCGAAGTGATGAACTCCGGTCAGTCTGGTAAAGTGATCCTGGATTGGAAATCGACTTAGAACCAGTCCGAGAACCTCTCGATTCGACGTTGGCTCAACGTTTGAGAGCGCGATTTCAAGGTTTATTTTGTCGGAGACCTTGAGCCTCTGGCGAAACCGG from Thalassoglobus polymorphus includes the following:
- the tdh gene encoding L-threonine 3-dehydrogenase, with the protein product MKALVKRKSEVGLWLEDAPMPTVDSNEVLVRIEKTGICGTDLHIYNWDEWAQKTIPVPMVVGHEFVGEIVEVGANVRDFYPGEIVSGEGHVVCGHCRNCLAGRRHLCAETSGIGVNRPGAFAEYISIPQTNVWHHAEGIDREIASIFDPFGNAVHTALSFDILGEDVLITGAGPIGCMAAAVVKYAGARFVVVTDVNPWRLELAKKMGATRVIDVRNESIENVQKELGMKEGFDVGLEMSGNESAFQGMLKNMCHGGKIAMLGIPPKPIAIDWNLVIFNMLTIKGIYGREMYETWYKMTVMLQGGLDISPVVTHRFPVDDFEKGFEVMNSGQSGKVILDWKST
- a CDS encoding glycosyltransferase family 2 protein, coding for MDLSVITATCQRPEFLSHCLHQFAQQSRGGLECEHLVISDGPDSHARCLAERSGARYFELNSPTGQWGAAAKDLGIVQACGRYVCFWDDDNIFEPHALISLFAAVQNAEIGIVRTRHRFRKSPGSVVIPRNWRGEFRLGDIDTMCLCVETTLARKEPWESEVAKISNDHGWLMKLMTHQPKINYLPILIGQHV
- a CDS encoding phosphatidylglycerophosphatase A family protein codes for the protein MSEIKGKPIATPPSTIFERVLFLLSIGLGLGAARKAPGTVGSLWGPLLALGLQYINGHPAMMLLYGIVLYVIGIPICAAGIRYYQTGDPKHVVFDEIAAFPFVFLFVPVTWGTAVAGFVLFRIFDISKLWPVNRFEKLPGPWGVMSDDTIAGILAGLVLTALWLLLGAF
- a CDS encoding Rieske (2Fe-2S) protein, with protein sequence MSNWIEIAKVADVAVGSGKELTVGDRIVALFNVDGQFHAIDGICAHAGGPVGDGELSGCIVTCPWHGWQYDVSTGAMCLNDQIRLESFPVKVEGDSVLVEMS